One genomic region from Oryzias melastigma strain HK-1 linkage group LG19, ASM292280v2, whole genome shotgun sequence encodes:
- the LOC112154193 gene encoding protein slit: protein MRRRAERKMSSSCCRMLSFVSLLPLLNATASFRPCPDSCLCYRSSDLVDCRSSGLDRVPADVPRGTWLLDLSGNKVEDVHTRSFMGLWALRILLLSNNSIHTLHPQALSSLQFLERLDLSFNRLRSLPPDFTQSLSSLQELRLDHNLLKHLDSASLEDSDNLRKLDLSHNRIQVMDVRAFKSLSRLRLLNLQGNRLNVLVNGLLSRQQALEVLLLGHNNISTIEAEALAPLRSLTLLGLHGNRLEHIKFKTFLKLQTTSTHIQMSRNPWICDCDLQRVFGKIQHVRHLHVEDYKDIVCHAPPQQAGSLLASMDSQLCMAETASVLVITITVMIAVIGALIKAERNRKNKQAASDAESAEK, encoded by the exons ATGCGCAGACGGGCTGAGAGGAAGatgtccagcagctgctgcaggatgCTCTCCTTCGTGTCTCTGTTGCCTCTCCTGAACGCCACGGCGAGCTTCAGGCCGTGCCCCGACTCCTGCCTGTGCTACAGATCTTCTGACTTGGTGGACTGCAGGTCTTCTGGATTGGACCGAGTCCCTGCGGATGTCCCCAGAGGGACGTGGCTGCTGGATCTGAGTGGGAACAAGGTGGAAGATGTGCACACCCGATCGTTCATGGGGTTGTGGGCCCTCAGGATTCTTTTACTGTCCAACAACAGCATCCACACTCTGCATCCACAG gcCCTCTCATCCCTCCAGTTTCTAGAGAGGTTGGATTTGAGTTTCAACCGGCTGCGCTCCCTCCCTCCAGACTTCACCCAGAGTCTGTCCTCCCTCCAGGAGCTCCGGCTGGACCACAACCTCCTGAAGCACCTGGACTCTGCTTCACTGGAGGACTCTGATAATCTGAGGAAACTAGACCTCAGTCACAACCGCATCCAGGTCATGGATGTGAGGGCTTTCAAGAGTCTGAGTCGCCTGCGCCTCCTCAACCTGCAGGGGAACCGTCTGAACGTGCTGGTGAATGGTCTCCTCAGCAGGCAGCAGGCCCTGGAGGTCCTCCTGCTGGGTCACAACAACATCTCCACCATCGAGGCCGAGGCCCTGGCTCCTCTGCGCAGCCTCACACTTCTGGGTCTCCACGGAAACCGGCTGGAGCACATCAAGTTCAAGACCTTCCTCAAGCTGCAGACCACCAGCACCCACATCCAGATGTCCCGCAACCCCTGGATCTGCGACTGCGACCTGCAGCGCGTCTTCGGCAAGATCCAGCACGTGCGCCACCTGCACGTGGAGGATTACAAGGACATCGTTTGCCACGCCCCTCCGCAGCAGGCCGGGAGCCTCCTGGCCTCCATGGACAGCCAGCTGTGCATGGCTGAGACGGCCTCGGTGCTGGTCATCACCATCACCGTGATGATCGCCGTGATCGGCGCTCTGATCAAAGCGGAGCGGAACCGGAAGAACAAGCAAGCCGCGAGCGATGCTGAGTCTGCAGAAAAATGA
- the lsm12b gene encoding protein LSM12 homolog A isoform X1 — protein sequence MFHSGLFKGRRSGFLAEKMAAPGPGEYFSVGSHVSCLTCLGQRLQGEVVAFDYQSKMLTLKCASSSGKPNLHDVILINLAYVSDVDIINDRTETPPPLASLNVSKLANRARTEKEDKLSQAYAISAGVSVEGQQLFQTIHKTIKDCKWQEKNIIVMDDVVISPPYQVENCKGKEGSALSHVRKIVEKHFRDLESQKSMQRSQAQQTQKDSTLSS from the exons ATGTTTCATTCCGGACTGTTTAAAGG CAGGCGCTCCGGTTTCCTGGCGGAGAAGATGGCGGCTCCTGGACCGGGGGAGTATTTTAGCGTCGGGAGCCATGTCTCTTGCCTCACCTGCCTAGGCCAACGTCTGCAAGGAGAAGTTGTCGCATTCGATTACCAGTCCAAGATGTTAACTTTGA AATGTGCTTCCTCCAGTGGCAAGCCAAACCTGCACGACGTCATCCTGATCAACTTAGCCTATGTTTCTGACGTGGACATAATTAATGACCGCACTGAGACTCCTCCTCCACTAGCATCACTGAATGTTAGCAAG CTTGCCAATCGAGCACGGACAGAAAAGGAGGACAAGCTGTCCCAAGCCTATGCAATCAGTGCTGGGGTTTCTGTGGAGGGCCAACAGCTATTCCAGACTATTCATAAAAC CATCAAAGACTGTAAATGGCAGGAGAAGAACATTATTGTGATGGACGATGTCGTAATCTCACCGCCTTACCAGGTCGAGAACTGCAAAGGCAAAGAGGGAAGCGCTTTAAGTCATGTACGCAAAATA GTTGAGAAACATTTTAGAGACCTGGAAAGTCAGAAGTCCATGCAACGTTCACAAGCACAGCAAACACAGAAGGACTCCACTTTATCTTCTTGA
- the lsm12b gene encoding protein LSM12 homolog A isoform X2 yields MAAPGPGEYFSVGSHVSCLTCLGQRLQGEVVAFDYQSKMLTLKCASSSGKPNLHDVILINLAYVSDVDIINDRTETPPPLASLNVSKLANRARTEKEDKLSQAYAISAGVSVEGQQLFQTIHKTIKDCKWQEKNIIVMDDVVISPPYQVENCKGKEGSALSHVRKIVEKHFRDLESQKSMQRSQAQQTQKDSTLSS; encoded by the exons ATGGCGGCTCCTGGACCGGGGGAGTATTTTAGCGTCGGGAGCCATGTCTCTTGCCTCACCTGCCTAGGCCAACGTCTGCAAGGAGAAGTTGTCGCATTCGATTACCAGTCCAAGATGTTAACTTTGA AATGTGCTTCCTCCAGTGGCAAGCCAAACCTGCACGACGTCATCCTGATCAACTTAGCCTATGTTTCTGACGTGGACATAATTAATGACCGCACTGAGACTCCTCCTCCACTAGCATCACTGAATGTTAGCAAG CTTGCCAATCGAGCACGGACAGAAAAGGAGGACAAGCTGTCCCAAGCCTATGCAATCAGTGCTGGGGTTTCTGTGGAGGGCCAACAGCTATTCCAGACTATTCATAAAAC CATCAAAGACTGTAAATGGCAGGAGAAGAACATTATTGTGATGGACGATGTCGTAATCTCACCGCCTTACCAGGTCGAGAACTGCAAAGGCAAAGAGGGAAGCGCTTTAAGTCATGTACGCAAAATA GTTGAGAAACATTTTAGAGACCTGGAAAGTCAGAAGTCCATGCAACGTTCACAAGCACAGCAAACACAGAAGGACTCCACTTTATCTTCTTGA
- the g6pc3 gene encoding glucose-6-phosphatase 3 → METVYTHGIRVAETLQEQTSHLEKFWLTVTLLGDPKAAFLLVFPFTYFISKRTGVAVVWVAAISEWLNLVFKWILFGERPFWWIGESGLYDKTSQPKVHQFPSTCETGPGSPSGHAMVTAAVWWVVVSSLGSFVYSRTHSLVISAVPYMLYVTVLAAVGISRIFILAHFPHQVIAGCLTGLLLGVTLRSTVPEGRPLLFFFSFSVGLMFSALVLNVALQQLGVDIFWSISLAKKWCSRGEWIRLDTAPFSSLTRDCGALVGLGLAQYWKPGGWSLPWAARALSLAVSSMGLYHVNRLPLPVKPQSLFYSLFFVKFVLVPQIVMVFVPGLVHLLTRKKKKD, encoded by the exons ATGGAGACCGTGTACACCCACGGTATTCGGGTGGCTGAAACCCTTCAGGAGCAGACGAgtcatttagaaaagttttGGCTTACTGTCACTCTCCTTGGAGATCCTAAAGCAGCCTTTCTGCTCGTCTTTCCTTTTACCTATTTCATCAGCAAGCGAACTGGAGTGGCCGTCGTTTGGGTGGCGGCTATATCGGAGTGGTTAAACCTAGTGTTTAAATG GATACTGTTTGGAGAAAGGCCATTTTGGTGGATTGGTGAATCCGGTCTTTATGACAAAACCAGCCAACCCAAAGTTCATCAGTTTCCTTCCACTTGTGAAACCGGACCAG GGAGTCCATCTGGACACGCGATGGTGACAGCGGCGGTCTGGTGGGTTGTCGTGTCATCACTGGGGTCATTCGTCTACTCCCGTACTCACAG CTTGGTGATATCAGCGGTTCCCTACATGCTGTATGTCACCGTTCTGGCTGCAGTTGGGATCTCCAGGATTTTCATCCTTgctcattttcctcatcaggtCATTGCTGGCTGCCTCACAG GGCTCCTTTTGGGTGTCACTCTGAGGAGCACGGTTCCAGAAGGTCGCCCCCTGCTGTTCttcttcagcttcagcgttgGTCTGATGTTCAGCGCTCTGGTACTCAACGTTGCATTGCAGCAGCTGGGAGTTGACATCTTTTG GTCAATCTCTTTGGCGAAGAAATGGTGCAGCCGCGGCGAGTGGATCCGTTTGGACACAGCCCCGTTCTCCTCCTTGACCCGTGACTGTGGGGCACTTGTCGGTTTGGGGTTGGCCCAATACTGGAAGCCGGGCGGCTGGTCCCTGCCGTGGGCGGCGAGAGCGTTATCTTTGGCTGTTTCGTCGATGGGACTCTATCACGTGAACCGCCTGCCGCTCCCCGTGAAACCACAGAGTCTGTTCTATAGTCTGTTCTTTGTCAAATTTGTTCTCGTCCCTCAGATCGTCATGGTGTTTGTGCCGGGGCTGGTGCATCTGCTGACAcgcaaaaagaagaaagactAG